TctgctggagctgttggATCCTGAACAGAACAGCTCCTTCTTGGACCACTACATGGACGTTCCAGTTGATCTGTCAAAGgtcttgtttgtttgcacGGCCAACATGACCGACACTATCCCTCGACCTCTTTTGGACCGTATGGAACTCATTACCCTGTCTGGATATGTCgcggacgagaagaaggctaTCGCGAACCGGTACCTCGCCCCGGCTGCCAAGGAGGCGGCCGGTCTGAAGGACGCAGACGTTCAGCTGACTGACGAAGCCATCGAAGAGCTCATCAAGTCGTACTGCCGAGAATCAGGTGTCCGAAatctgaagaagcagattgaaAAGGTCTACCGTAAATCGGCACTAAAGATTGTCCAGGAGCTGGGAGAGGACGCCCTACCCGAAGAGGAGGCACTGACGGAAGAAGGCAAAGCCGCCGCTgcggaaaaggccaaggaattGTCTGCAGAGGCTGAGGACGGCAGTGCAAAGAAGGCTGCTACTGAGGCCAGCGAAAGCGAAACTACAGAGAAGCCACGCAAGCCCCTACAGGTGCCAGAGAGCGTTCACGTCAGCATCGGCAAGGACAACTTGACAGACTACATTGGACCGCCAGTCTTTACGTCGGATCGGTTGTACGACGTGAGCCCGCCCGGAGTCTCTATGGGCTTGGCCTGGACGCAGATGGGTGGTGCGGCCATGTACATTGAGTCGATCTTGCAGGCACCCCTTCGACCCAGCTCGCGGCCCGGATTGGAGATTACCGGAAACCTTAAGAACGTGATGAAGGAGTCGACTACAATTGCTTACTCGTACGCCAAGTCGTTCATGGTTAACCAGTTTGCGGACAACCACTTctttgacaaggccaagatgcaCCTGCACGTTCCCGATGGCGCCGTTTCCAAGGACGGTCCTTCTGCTGGTATCACTATGACCACGTCTCTTTTGTCGCTCGCCTTGGATACGCCAGTCAACCCGACGGTGGCCATGACGGGTGAGATTACGCTCACCGGAAAGGTTCTCCGGATTGGTGGGCTGCGAGAGAAGACGGTGGCAGCGAGAAGAGCGGGATGCAAGACTATCATCTTCCCTAAGGACAACATGTCGGATTGGCTGGAGCTCCCACAGGTACTTTTTTATAACTCATTTAAGGAAATAGAATATAGCTaactctttctctctttataGACAATCAAGGAAGGCATCGAGGGTCACCCCGTAAGCTGGTACACCGAGGTGTTCAATCTCGTCTTCCCCGAGATCGACCGCGAAAAGGCCAACACCTGCAAGATCTGCGAGTGGAAGGcccagcagaagaagaaggatgacgCCGAGAacaaggaagacgacgactGAAGCCGACGAGTCATGAAGCATACTCTTGGAAACCACGCGAGCATGAGGGGTTGAACGCCTCTCAACCTGGAAAGCATTTttgaaagaagcaaaatgcTTTATTCATATTCAAGGTCAAACTCTATAtctcttttcatcatttTTTCATTTGGTTCACTTCCCGGATCGCAACGCAACGCACGAAGGGGCTATGTTGCTGCCATGGGGTGCATGAGCTGGGCGTTTATTTTCTCCCCTCTGAATTTTCATGGAATTCGGGGGGATTTGACGGAACAGAATAACTCCTACTCATtgtaaaaaaagacacaaaaaaagaaaaaccaaacggttaaaaaaaaaaagaaggcttcAGTTTGTTTTTGTCCAGACGGGCAAAGATAGGACTGGGGGTCAAGCAAATGTATATTAGATAAAAACTCGGTTAGTGGACGAGCGATGTAGAATTACGGGTGGTTTAGAAAGGCGGGGGGGAAGGTGACATGAAAGCACGAAATCTCCAATTCAAtagagaagggaaagaaaggcaTGTAAGGAATCAGCAAATGGCATATTTTACGGCTTTAGAAGGTTTGATGAATGATGCTTTGATGTGATATGATGCTTGTGTAGTGTTGCTTGAGTGGCTGACACGGTGACTGAGTTGAGAAATGTCTGTCTGCAGCAAGTTGACTGGTGGAATAAAGGTTGACTTGACAGGGTTAAGCTCTAGCTGGTTGTATGTAGTGCCGATAGGTGATGATTATTTCCAACAGAGTGCATAATCTACGtgtacatactcgtacgtcAGAACTTGGACAAAGTGTATGAGTTTggccaaaacaaaacaaagcaaaacaaaatgcCAAAAAACGGGCTTTGCAAGGGAGTTCGAAGCTCGGAAGCGGCGAAGCGGCGAAGCGGGTCGGCAAAGGCGAGATGGGGGTCTAGAACCAAGTACCTGGTAACTATCGTGCCGAATTACTCGTTCACTACTCCAACAGGGAAAATaggtgaagagagaacaagacagagaagaagaagagaagcaagTTGGATGACGATACTGGAATCTCTCAGGCTGGGGGATTAGAGTGGTTGCTTCATGGCGTTCAGCGCATGCTGCTGAATTGGGTAGAGTCGGGAACTTAGTTTTGCCCTCTTGTTGCAGGTACACAGACGAAAAGTAAGGAACATGCAAGGGGCGGACAATGATTGGCATCAAATCccgtcatcagcatcatcatcatctttgggCTACGCGCAAAAAGCGAACATGTGCTCCCCTCGAAATCTGGTGATGGAGGGTTGGCGAGGTTCTGCCCAATGAAGCCCGTTGGTTTAATGCCCAAACCACATTATGAGCGAGAATGTGTGGATGGATAGATTAGGATATGTATCAATGATGATGCGAGCAAGTGCATGACACTGGACGCCATGTGGAAGCCCGAGGGAGCGAATTTCCAGGATTTTTGGTGCTCTTTGGCGGGCAGCCTCATTGTGCTGGGCTTAGCGGGATGCAGCCGTGCCTGACCCCGACGCTAGGTTAAAACCATGGTTGTGCTCAATGCAAGAGAGGGTCATTGACGATAGAGTAGAGTCGACTgagcttttttcttctgctttaaACATGGTCATCATTTTGACGAGAATGAGAGTTGGCAGCGCTCAAAAACGAGGAATCCAGAATCCAGAATCAAGGGTCCAAGTGGAGAGGGAAGCTCGTGCCAACAACATCCATGAAATCGAGAGGCTGGTTGCCGTGCTAGCAACCCTCCGGCTTCAAAAGTTGCCAGTCTGCCGGTACGTGAAATACGCCTCAACGTATAAGCCATGATGTGCGTGCGCAGCCAAGATCATCTCGGAACGGGGGCCCGGGGTTGGGGCTGACATGTGAGTCTGCGGATGTGTTCCGTTCCTGGACAACTTATTTGTTGAATAGGGAGGGATAGAGGCTAtcacgtactcgtacctgtaaTAGGGGGTTTACCCGAAGTGTGAGTCGTTGGGCAATGAATGGCTGGCTTCTATTTCATGAGGTGTGCTGCCAGGCATGGTAGTATTAACTTTGGGCATTGCTGCCATCGTGGATGCTGCGTGAAATCGGACATCTGAGCTGTCATTGTTCATGCTGGGCTCTAGCCATGGAACCACTGCATCTCTGGCTCTGCATCAGTTCATGGACCCAAACCTCGTGTATGTCATGTGTGTGATGCGCATGGCATGGCCTAAACCATTTGGCCGGGAACCGGATTCCACGTTCCCTGAGCTGCTTACATGGCTACCCAGGCACTAAGCAATATGGCTGCCCGGAAAGTCCGAGTCAAGACGGGACGGGATAGGGATCAATAGCTCTGTTGCTTGGTCAATGGATTCCCAAAGAGGTCATTTGTGACGAGGCGAgaaccatctccatctcctggAGAGAGATACGAGCATCTGCATGTACAACACAGTAGACGGTACATGTATGATGGCCTGGCATGAGCTGTAATGCGCAAAAGACGCAGCAGGCCCTGGCAGATGAGCACAGTAGGTACCGATTCGATTGATTAAGTGGCCATGTACGATACGGCATAGTCCGATCTAGCCTGACTCCAGACACGGCGGGACGGGCTCGGATTGGAGCTAGCACGCATGTACGTGTTCGAGTAAGTAAGCATGAGACgcagaaagcagaagcagtagcagcacaTAGCGGTTCGCTGCCCAATCCCACCACCACAATCACAGGCCGACTTGTTGGTGGTGATAAGCTGGCGGTGCGACGTCGAAGGCGGTCCCACGAACTAGCCAGCATTACCCGGGGCTAGATTTGTTGTTTGATTGCCAACTCATCTTGGATGATGCTGTGCTCGTACTATCTCTGCTCCATCCAGGTTGTAGATGATGCTGTAGTAGGCAATTAATCTACTCAAATTCGCAGGCTAGGGATGCCTGGCTGGAGCTCGCTCTCGGAACTATTACTCGTGTCCCCGGCCAGCAGCTAGGTCAAGCATGCGCGAACGCACACACGTACATGCTCGTGCCTGTGCTCGTATGtacacatcacatcacatcaataGCAGCAGTTGCCATGGCAATCTGGAGCATCCCATGACtggctcttttctttttcctcttgccCTCTGCTCTGTCTCTCCGCCTGTAGGGCTTCGACCCGAAATGGACAAGCGAGCGGAGCTGGCCAGGCGTCGTCGAATTGGCGGTCACGAAGCCGGATGGATGCAAGTGGTCGATGGGGCAACCCAGGATGCGGTgcggtggtgatgccatGGTGAGCCCTTTTTTAGTGCCGTATCTGACTTTTgagagcagctgcaggtCTGAGATGTGAGAGATCATGAATCTCCCTGGATTGGGCATGAAAATGGGCGATTGTAAGTAGCGtatacagcacagcacaagTATACGATGCTGCGTGGTCCCTAGAGTAAACTGGAAGCGcgcgagaagatggatggaagagcaAAGATTGCGATCAAGGCCAGACGCCATCACAACGGCGCCCCACTGTGACAATGGCCTGCCCCTCGTCATGCCACCGCCCAATTGCCCGTTTGGGGTCAACTAacctgtacatgtacccgGGTGCTACCAGTAGGGTGCCATCCAGAGCCCGTCAGTCGCCCGTTTTTAGGGGCCTTTGGCAGCCCGAGGTACCACCTCGACCTCTTCCAGCGACAGGAAAAGGAGGGGTCCAGCGACAAGAGAGCCCAACTGGACTTTGAAGGCGGGTGACAGACAGCGAAAACCCCTACCTAAGTACCTAGCAAGGGCCCAGCAGTAGCTTAGCAGGGCCTAGCCAGCGCCGGTACCGCTAAAGTAGCTCGACGGGCCTCGGGCACGACCAGCGGCATGAAGCCTTAGTTCGCTTTTTAGCAGCGTCTTGGGCTGCCAGGGCGCGGGCCACGGCTGTGTGTGGCTTTTTAGGGGATTTGGAgctgatggcatcaaatgTGCAAATCCGCATCAGCTCAAGTATACTGGACGGACTAGAGACTTGCAATCTACAACCTGCACTGCCTCATCAATACTCAACTACTATCTTTGCAGCTAGCACACGGCTGGGGAAGaattcatccatccatccatccctccGCTCGCTTCTGCCGACTCTCACCGTCCATCGGGTCCAATCCAAACCCAGGTAGCAGGTACCAGCCGGGTACTGCCGCCTGCTGCGGCCAAcctggtacgagtacatttTAAACCTGGTCACGACCCCAGAAACGACCCTTGTTCGTGcgcctgtgctgtgctgtatcGCCTCCAGACAGACACATGTGCACAAGCCGACTGactgatttgatttgatttgatttgcaACACCACAGAGATCATCGACTTTTCCAACCTCTTTTCTTCGTCGCTCTCACCTTACATACGACGCTCCACCTCGACCTGCCCTTGTCTCGCCTGTCAAATCCAGTCCACTCCcgtctcgtcttcgtcttcgtctcgCTGCCTCcttttccccccttccccGCCAGCCCATCGTGCATCTCCAGCCGAGCTTTTATTTGTGCCTCTTCGCCCCCATTTGCCTCGCCGCTCAAGCGGCTCTTCTCTCGACCTACCTAAAGactatccatccatccatccatccatcccgcCTTGcccctcgcctcgcctcgccttcACCTACACTCACCTACTGCCAGACAGCTCTCCCTACTGGATACCCAAAGCTCGCCAACCACTAAGAGCCGCTGCTTGCCCATTTCTGCCTGCTCGCCTCTCGACTCCCTTGTCTTTCAGCCTCCTCCGCGACCAGCATAACATAAAGAGccggccttttttttttcttgacTCAGACGGCACTTGAAGGCGTCTACCCCGACATCTGAGCGTGTTCCAGGGAGGCTCGCCTGTTTTTGCCCAAGCTGAATCAACGGTGAATCAGTATATCATAACGACATCTATTTATATCCCGAGTGTCTGCTGCTCTCCATACCTACACGGGCCCAGCACCCCTCCTTTCCTCAGCCTCACGACTGGCTGCCATCCCACGATAATCTGACAATTCTCTCGTTTCTCACTGgctaaaataaaaagagcgAGGGAGAATAAAAGAGAGACGGCTCTTTACATCAACTGCGCTATCCCTGCTACCTCTACCATCCCTGTTATCCCTACTCGTGGTAGACAGCAGGTACCCGGCGTTGCGCAGCTCCATAGCGCATATCGACAAgtacacatacacacaatCTGCAGCTCGGGTTGCCCAACATGCCTCCGCTAGATGACCGGCCATGCACTTCGCCGTCTCTTTTGCAACCTCATTCGCAACTGCAACCGTCGTCGCCGACCAAGCAGAGCTTTTTGCGCAAGCTGCTGGCCCGATCGGGGAGCTCCCGGAGCTCAAAGTCGTCAGCCTCCTCCGTTTCCGCCGACCAGCAAGGCTCCACGCCCGTCTCCGGCTCCGGCCTCGTCAAGCGCCTGTCCAGGAGAGTCGTGCCCGGCCTGCCTCGATCACAAACGTTCAAGCGCCAGCTGtcagagagcagagagcacCTTGCTCCTGTAGAACCTTCAGCCGAGGAGCGGAGAGCGGCCTCGGTCGATAGACGTACTCACTTTCCGCAAAAGCCAGGCCGGCGAAGCTCAAGAGCTCACGTCGACCCTCGTTCCAGCGCGCCCAGCTTCTTTGGCGAGCCGCTTCACGAGACCAACTCAAACTATGCCCAGTCGCTACCAATCGACCTTGCCGAGTTGGAGGCGGCTGTCTCAAATTATTCAGACAGGCCGCAGGACGCCGCCGCGAGCGATGTTGACGGCACCGAGGCTGACGATGCTGACGACGAGTACACCGCTCAGGACGGTGCATCGGTGGCCGACTCCCGCTCCGTGACGGCGTCGCAGTACGAAGCCATGATCCACGACGAGCTCGAAAGGGAATGGATCCTCAACTTGAGCATGCACTTTAGAGATCGGTCGAAGCGGGAAAAGTTCTTTGTTACGTACCGCGAGCAAGACTACATGTGGCGCCGCGTCACCATATCGCTCGACTATCGCGATGCGCCCGAAAACTCTCTCGAGTGGGAGCTTAGCCACACCAAATACCAGAGAGACAAGAGCGCCAAGATATACGAAGCCATCCGCGAGAGCCTGCCGGATATCCAGTTCTACGACACGGTGACTAACCTGAAGCTCGAGACCACGGATGGGAGGTTACATGTCCACGTAGTAGAAGATGGCAATGTAAGTGACTGCCCATTCATGAATCGCAATCCCTCGTCACGAGACTAACAAGCCGCGCTTCAAAAAGGAAATCATCCACTATCCGTCCGTCAGCCAGATTCGGCACCTGGGGTGCAGGCGAGTCAAAGAGCGAGACATTGTTTTCGACTCCCACATGTCTGGCTTTGTCTACAAGGTCAGCGTCAATGGCAACATGCtgatcaagaaggagattcCCAGCCCCGACACCGTCGAGGAGTTTCTCTACGAGGTCAATGCGCTCAACGGCCTGCGTTTCTCAAGGCACGTCATTGACTTTTACGGGGTTGTTGTGGATGACAATGACGAGCACGTCAAAGGCCTCCTCATTAGCTTCGCCGGCCAGGGCGCCCTGatcgacatcatctttgagaactgcaaagaaaacaacatTGGTATCCCCTGGGAGACTAGGGAGAGGTGGGCAAGACAAATCGTCCAGGGGCTGGCTGATGTCCACGAGTCGGGCTTTGTTCAGGGAGACTTTACCTTGTCCAACATTGtcatcgacgacgacggcgatgcTAAAATCATCGACATCAATAGGCGTGGCTGCCCCGTCGGCTGGGAGCCTCCAGAGGCCACGGCCCTGATTGAGTCCAACCAGCGTCTCTCCATGTACATTGGAGTCAAGTCGGACCTGTACCAGCTCGGCATGGTGCTCTGGGGACTCGCCATGCTTGAGGACGAACCTGAGACCCAAGGCCGGCCGCTGATTCTGGGGCCCGAGATCAACGTGCCCGATTGGTATCGACAGATGACGGAGATTTGCCTCAGCGATGACCCACGACTGAGACTGCAGGCGGCTTCGCTACTTCGAATGTTCCCACACGCCCTCCCTGGCGACGGGCACAGCGATGCCTTGCACTCGGACCAGGAGCCTGTCCGCATGGATAACGGCGCCGTGGCGCACGACTATTCCTCTGAAGGCTACGAAGTCGACTCCCATCTTGCAGCAAGGGCGACGCGGCCTGTCAACGACTGGTCCTACTCAGGCTCGGCCTATGCTGAAAGCGGGCTCATGCCCTATGACCAGAACTACTCCGCGCGAGGCCGGTCCCCCCCAAGCCCGATGCCGAGCGATGTGGACGTTAATGATCCGGCGTACAAGTCGGGCTGGGCAGCAAACAGGAACATTGCCCCATCATACAGCGATAGCGGAGAGAGCTATGTGTTGCCGGACGAATACGACATACGGCGACAGCCTACACCCCCGACGCCTTCGGCCGGGAAGTTTCTGAATATCAGTGACCGACGTTCACGGCCAATTGAGCAGCTCAGCTCATACGAAAGCACCGACTACTTCACAGCAGTagacgacgaggctgatAGGACAGCAATTGGTCTCGTTCCAGGGGCCCCCGAGTCTAGTTGGGGAGGATCAGCAGCCCACGTCGATGCAGACGACGAACCTACACCGGTTCCTGCCGTTGTTGTTACCGAGTCACCCCTAGACTCGGTAGCTCAGCCGGGAAGCCCCAAATCCCAGCACGAGAGATACCAGGAGAAGGTCGACCGTGAAGAAGACAACAAGCAAGAGTCAGCCGCTGATATGCGCTTCACCGCCCAAAGGACGCATAGCACCCGAAGTGTCGATGCTTCGACACcgaggtcaaggtcaagtGGGAGACTCAAGCTCACCAAGAACGCTGCCAACATCAAGGTCAAGCGGCTCCGGAAAGCCACgagagttgaagatggctatggttcatcttcttctcacccAACGCCGCAGCATACAGAGGTGCCCAACACGCCCATATCGGCAGAGCCCCCAACAGGCTCCCGGCTGGACGATGGGGTAGCTCATCGAGTTACGACGCCAGAAACGGAGTCGGAGCCTGATTATATCGCCTCGCGGTCACCAGGCTTCAAATCTCCCGACCCAAGGCAAGGCTACAACGCCAGCGATGCGCAGAGGGCCGGACAGCTGATCAACGGTGGCAACCAGACGGAAACAGGGCTTGGATATCCACGACACGGGCCAATGCATGTCTCGCTGACGGGCATCGGAGCAGCTCATTTGGGGCTTGAGGGAGAGCTGTTGCAAGAGAAGGGACTTATCGATGACGAATTTCAACTAATGACGCGACCCGAAGCAGCGGCGCCGCTTATGATTACGACAGATGCTCAGACATGAAGACACACCAGACATACACACACGGAtacacactcacacacacaagcGCATACACATCACGCACAAAATTTCGATTGTCATACAACCACAGCCTTTTgaatttttctcttttcctgtCCTGTTATTTGCGACTCGTTAcccatttcctttttgtaCAAGTAGATATGGCTGCAGGCAACTGACCTGGCTtctctgtttttttgttcttgtttctgACGATTTTTGGATATGAGTATGGGATCATGACACTGAAATGACTACTATATGGCGGCGAGGTATAAAGAGCGCCCAGCCTGATGGATATGAGATATGACTAGGACTACCTTGGTTTTGGTACAGAcaaaacagacagacaagcaCACAAGCGAACAAGCAAGCATTAAGCAAGCGACAATTGAATATgaatattttatttttataacTGAATGTGTCGTATGTGACTTTGATTTGGATAAATGGTAAACTAGCAAAGattaatttttctttgaaATACCAAGCGTGGAGCATCAGAGCAGAGCTCAGCAGAGCAGAGTGCGTCATACATACCAAGCCTGTctacaaaaaaagagggactCGACTATCATCAACACACGGAATCGAAAGATCCGCATATGCTCATCACACTAAACTCATCTAAAGTAAtgctcttgttctcttcatattcattttgcggtctctAACTCTTTGGCAAACCACTTTTGATACCATTGGACACGTCACATCAAAGAAGGCAGTGTCATCAAAAGCTAATTTCCCAACACGGCAATGTTCCAGAACGTAACTTAGAATCCCATGGCACAACTGGTGGTTTGCATGTCAAAAAAGCTCAGAGTTGCAACGTCCAATGTGGCGGTGCGCACCGACAAGGGTGATCAACTCAGTGGCGCAAATGGCGcaagcttttttatttttttttttttgggggaGAGTAGAAAGAAAAGGTACGTACCGAATTACCCCGTCTAGAGGTAATGCGGATGAAGCTCGGCAGCCGGGAAGGACGGGGCCATTTTCTGTTGGGGATTatggggaggggaggggggaatgGATCTGATTAGTTCGGGGGTGTGTGTATGCACACACGAGTTACTGTAGAAGCTGCACATGGGGGTtttttgatttgatttttCTGCTTGGGGGAGTGGTTGATGCCGAGGCATGTTTTGATTGAAACgtgaatgtgaatgtgaaaTGTATTGAGATGGTTGGATGGATAGGCTATTCGGTAGATTTCGTCTGGGGAAGACGGACATGTGAGGTTTGCAGATGAGTTGGTTATCTATCTTGGTGGATTCATGGTCTAAGATTTGGTGAATTTACTGGATGCACGGTAACTCGTTGATTGTACACGTATTTGTATACGTAGCAGGTACTACAAGGTATCTATGCGAATTGCTGTTGCAG
This genomic stretch from Trichoderma breve strain T069 chromosome 1, whole genome shotgun sequence harbors:
- a CDS encoding protein kinase domain-containing protein, yielding MPPLDDRPCTSPSLLQPHSQLQPSSPTKQSFLRKLLARSGSSRSSKSSASSVSADQQGSTPVSGSGLVKRLSRRVVPGLPRSQTFKRQLSESREHLAPVEPSAEERRAASVDRRTHFPQKPGRRSSRAHVDPRSSAPSFFGEPLHETNSNYAQSLPIDLAELEAAVSNYSDRPQDAAASDVDGTEADDADDEYTAQDGASVADSRSVTASQYEAMIHDELEREWILNLSMHFRDRSKREKFFVTYREQDYMWRRVTISLDYRDAPENSLEWELSHTKYQRDKSAKIYEAIRESLPDIQFYDTVTNLKLETTDGRLHVHVVEDGNEIIHYPSVSQIRHLGCRRVKERDIVFDSHMSGFVYKVSVNGNMLIKKEIPSPDTVEEFLYEVNALNGLRFSRHVIDFYGVVVDDNDEHVKGLLISFAGQGALIDIIFENCKENNIGIPWETRERWARQIVQGLADVHESGFVQGDFTLSNIVIDDDGDAKIIDINRRGCPVGWEPPEATALIESNQRLSMYIGVKSDLYQLGMVLWGLAMLEDEPETQGRPLILGPEINVPDWYRQMTEICLSDDPRLRLQAASLLRMFPHALPGDGHSDALHSDQEPVRMDNGAVAHDYSSEGYEVDSHLAARATRPVNDWSYSGSAYAESGLMPYDQNYSARGRSPPSPMPSDVDVNDPAYKSGWAANRNIAPSYSDSGESYVLPDEYDIRRQPTPPTPSAGKFLNISDRRSRPIEQLSSYESTDYFTAVDDEADRTAIGLVPGAPESSWGGSAAHVDADDEPTPVPAVVVTESPLDSVAQPGSPKSQHERYQEKVDREEDNKQESAADMRFTAQRTHSTRSVDASTPRSRSSGRLKLTKNAANIKVKRLRKATRVEDGYGSSSSHPTPQHTEVPNTPISAEPPTGSRLDDGVAHRVTTPETESEPDYIASRSPGFKSPDPRQGYNASDAQRAGQLINGGNQTETGLGYPRHGPMHVSLTGIGAAHLGLEGELLQEKGLIDDEFQLMTRPEAAAPLMITTDAQT